Proteins encoded together in one uncultured Desulfosarcina sp. window:
- a CDS encoding response regulator, producing the protein MIHVPTNILLVDDEKDFVEMLSMRIEDAGDKVTPAYDGNMCLERLKETPIDVVILDIKMPGMDGIQTLKEIKSRYPLVEVILLTGHGTTETAIQGMKLGAFDYLLKPADFEELKSILDRAKQRKAEHDERIRKAEARQLLRKGGNI; encoded by the coding sequence ATGATTCATGTTCCCACAAACATCTTACTGGTCGACGATGAAAAAGATTTCGTAGAAATGCTGTCGATGCGGATCGAGGATGCAGGCGACAAGGTGACACCGGCCTATGATGGTAACATGTGTTTGGAAAGGCTCAAAGAGACCCCCATCGATGTGGTCATTCTCGATATAAAAATGCCGGGGATGGATGGGATTCAAACATTAAAAGAAATCAAGTCCCGCTACCCGTTGGTCGAAGTCATTCTGCTAACGGGGCATGGAACCACAGAAACCGCCATACAGGGGATGAAGCTGGGCGCCTTCGACTATCTCCTCAAACCCGCCGATTTCGAGGAACTGAAAAGCATTCTTGATCGGGCTAAACAGAGGAAAGCCGAACATGACGAACGCATCCGAAAAGCTGAAGCCAGGCAACTGCTTCGCAAAGGCGGCAACATCTAA
- a CDS encoding CBS domain-containing protein has protein sequence MKTVSIKELMVPLDEYATVSDDATLADAIQALDHAQETYCQNKYRHRAILVLDNNQQPIGKISQIDALRALEPKYKEIQNQDTRGTFRHFSRMFLNSMIEYHRLFDGSLDDLKKKAAKIHVRDFMLTLSADECVSEGGMLDEAIHLLIMGHHQSLLVKRDDQIVGILRLTDVFSAVFQPLLILKPTSP, from the coding sequence ATGAAGACCGTATCCATTAAAGAACTTATGGTTCCGTTGGACGAATATGCAACGGTTTCCGATGATGCTACGCTGGCGGATGCCATCCAGGCGCTGGATCATGCCCAGGAGACCTATTGTCAGAACAAATACCGCCATCGGGCAATCCTGGTGCTGGACAACAACCAGCAGCCGATAGGGAAAATCAGCCAGATCGATGCGCTGCGAGCACTGGAGCCCAAATACAAAGAGATACAGAATCAAGATACCCGGGGCACATTCCGCCATTTCAGCCGCATGTTTTTGAATTCAATGATCGAATACCATCGCCTCTTTGACGGTTCGTTGGATGATCTGAAGAAGAAGGCCGCCAAGATCCATGTCCGCGATTTCATGCTTACGCTGTCGGCGGATGAATGCGTGAGCGAGGGGGGAATGCTGGATGAAGCTATCCATCTTTTGATCATGGGGCACCACCAGTCCTTGCTCGTCAAACGCGACGACCAAATTGTCGGCATCCTGAGGCTGACGGATGTCTTTTCTGCGGTTTTCCAACCGCTATTGATCCTGAAACCGACATCTCCTTGA
- a CDS encoding DASS family sodium-coupled anion symporter — MILKHRGLQLCIAFLLGAVILVLPRPDGTTFKIVGDTDRTFFQTVRDRVTMLSDDDAKPADYIVRATADKNAEPLGAYLKQQASMHSNNQIEVVHQDGLSPKAQRFLAILAVLIFLFMFEPIPLEITAILIGVLLVVMQIVDVKTAWAPYMHPVVVFIMCCLIFAIALDKAGITKRLGHFIVAKAGTSVTKFTFIISVGLGLASSFMHDAAAVSIGIVTMLPLMRSAGIEPHSRTAKFMLISLAFACSCGGMGTLVGGGRTMVSAAFLKEFTGIEISFMDWIKYAMPMAIVTVPAAVGVVYLVFRPDPAIQLPRFDDEIPPWSKQEILTLIIIVSSFILWLTKEIHGLHYSVTGMLGVAALVLAGILKWDDVHENLEWGTALFIFGGGISLGLAMGESGAATYFANLFFPLVEGGGWLLLFAGVAIFGALVTNAMANVAAAALILPIVIPMAQLEGVDPRVLALCMGTATSFAMLLVIGCPPNAIAYSFKEFKAADITRAGLVATPVLLILLIVVAAVWWNILGLV, encoded by the coding sequence ATGATCCTAAAACATAGAGGGTTACAGCTGTGTATCGCGTTTTTGTTGGGCGCTGTCATCTTGGTACTTCCCAGGCCCGACGGGACGACGTTCAAGATCGTGGGGGATACCGATCGTACTTTTTTTCAAACGGTTCGTGATCGGGTCACCATGCTATCCGATGACGACGCGAAGCCCGCCGACTATATCGTTCGCGCCACGGCGGACAAAAACGCAGAACCGTTGGGCGCCTACCTGAAACAGCAGGCGTCCATGCATTCGAACAATCAGATCGAAGTGGTGCATCAGGATGGACTTTCACCGAAGGCACAACGATTCCTGGCAATACTGGCGGTGCTGATTTTCTTGTTTATGTTCGAACCCATTCCGTTGGAAATTACTGCCATATTGATCGGTGTCCTTCTGGTTGTCATGCAGATTGTAGACGTTAAAACCGCCTGGGCGCCCTACATGCATCCGGTCGTGGTCTTCATCATGTGCTGCCTGATTTTCGCCATCGCGCTGGATAAGGCGGGGATCACCAAACGTCTGGGACACTTTATCGTGGCCAAAGCAGGCACCAGCGTAACGAAGTTTACCTTTATCATCAGTGTGGGGCTCGGACTGGCCTCCTCTTTCATGCATGACGCGGCGGCGGTATCCATCGGCATCGTTACCATGCTGCCGCTCATGCGAAGTGCCGGCATCGAACCTCACTCGCGCACCGCCAAGTTTATGTTGATTTCATTGGCATTCGCCTGTTCCTGCGGTGGCATGGGAACGCTGGTCGGCGGTGGTCGAACGATGGTTTCGGCGGCTTTTCTCAAAGAGTTCACCGGGATCGAGATATCCTTCATGGATTGGATCAAATACGCCATGCCCATGGCCATCGTTACCGTGCCGGCAGCAGTGGGCGTGGTCTATCTGGTTTTCCGACCCGATCCCGCCATTCAACTGCCGAGATTCGACGATGAGATTCCTCCGTGGTCAAAACAGGAAATCCTGACCCTCATTATCATCGTGAGCAGCTTCATATTATGGCTGACCAAGGAAATTCACGGGCTGCACTACTCGGTGACTGGCATGTTGGGCGTCGCCGCGCTCGTACTTGCCGGGATTTTGAAATGGGATGACGTCCATGAGAACTTGGAGTGGGGAACCGCGCTTTTCATATTCGGGGGCGGCATTTCCTTGGGTTTGGCGATGGGGGAGTCCGGGGCCGCGACCTATTTCGCCAATCTGTTTTTCCCTCTCGTTGAAGGGGGCGGCTGGTTGTTGCTTTTTGCCGGTGTGGCCATTTTCGGGGCGCTCGTTACCAACGCCATGGCCAATGTAGCCGCGGCAGCGCTGATTTTGCCCATTGTCATTCCCATGGCACAACTGGAGGGCGTGGATCCCAGGGTGTTGGCCTTGTGCATGGGGACCGCCACTTCCTTTGCCATGCTGCTGGTCATCGGCTGTCCGCCCAATGCGATCGCATACAGTTTCAAGGAGTTCAAGGCCGCTGACATCACCCGTGCCGGTTTGGTGGCGACACCTGTATTGCTGATCTTGCTGATCGTCGTCGCCGCGGTATGGTGGAACATTCTGGGGCTGGTATAA
- a CDS encoding response regulator, with the protein MDADQLKQISLILVDDESEFRDTLAKRLLRRGLPSLHASDGKACLAMLAKQPVDVVVMDVMMPGMNGIDTLSEIKRHYQETEVILLTGNANAQDGVKGMKAGAFDYLTKPVEFEHLLGKIAQAYDLILSHREQKMAEEYKARMEQQMIATERLAALGTLAAGVAHEINNPLAIINESAGYLRTVLQKKELAEIPHRASFDKALEKIETSVKRARTITHQLLADAGKNEQLLAEIDIQALVDETVQLIRRDAESKRVRVNLDADRSGHPIWGDPNQIRQVLINLLNNAVHATEDGGEITVRLRSTQLGASMDVIDSGAGIAKENLDRIFEPFFSTKAPGKGTGLGLFVSRDIVEKLGGTLTAESKLGEGSRFRIYIPNLKPFQR; encoded by the coding sequence ATGGACGCGGATCAATTGAAACAAATCAGCTTGATACTGGTGGATGACGAGAGCGAGTTTCGAGATACATTGGCCAAAAGGCTCCTGAGACGAGGCCTCCCTTCGCTTCATGCCTCCGATGGAAAGGCGTGCCTGGCAATGTTGGCGAAGCAACCGGTGGATGTTGTCGTGATGGATGTCATGATGCCTGGAATGAACGGCATTGATACGCTGTCTGAAATCAAGCGGCATTACCAGGAAACGGAAGTAATTCTCCTCACCGGCAACGCCAATGCCCAAGATGGTGTAAAGGGGATGAAAGCCGGTGCGTTTGATTATCTGACCAAACCGGTGGAGTTCGAACATCTTTTGGGGAAAATCGCTCAAGCCTACGATCTGATCCTGTCGCACAGAGAGCAAAAAATGGCCGAGGAATACAAGGCCCGCATGGAACAGCAGATGATTGCCACGGAAAGACTTGCGGCCCTTGGGACGCTGGCGGCGGGGGTGGCCCACGAGATCAACAATCCCCTGGCCATCATCAATGAGTCGGCCGGCTACCTGCGAACCGTGTTGCAAAAAAAGGAATTGGCCGAGATCCCCCATCGGGCGTCTTTCGACAAGGCGCTGGAAAAAATCGAGACGAGTGTTAAACGCGCCAGAACCATTACCCACCAGCTCCTGGCCGATGCAGGTAAAAATGAACAGCTCTTGGCGGAAATCGACATACAGGCATTGGTCGACGAAACCGTCCAATTGATACGTCGAGATGCTGAAAGCAAGAGGGTGCGGGTGAATCTCGATGCAGACCGCAGCGGGCACCCCATTTGGGGGGACCCCAATCAAATTCGGCAGGTTCTTATCAATCTGTTGAACAACGCCGTCCATGCGACCGAAGATGGCGGTGAAATTACGGTTCGATTACGATCAACGCAATTGGGAGCGTCCATGGACGTCATCGATTCGGGGGCCGGCATTGCCAAGGAAAACCTGGATAGAATATTCGAGCCCTTTTTCAGCACCAAAGCCCCGGGAAAAGGAACCGGGCTGGGCCTGTTCGTCAGTCGAGACATCGTCGAAAAATTAGGCGGGACATTAACGGCTGAAAGCAAGCTGGGTGAGGGGAGCCGCTTTCGGATCTACATTCCCAACCTAAAACCGTTTCAGCGATGA
- a CDS encoding ATP-binding protein, with product MKEDLYRNLQQKMVTLTLAVSLAPLLILGMVLYNQFERTGREMTREQIRHRAQAQAKTVDLFLEKRTAILNVMADTHSFAHMVQEENLASIFEIMNNRGQAFVDLGIIDSRGNHRAYIGPYDLRGRNYLDQSWFNEVLVKGWYKSDVYMGFRQQPHFIIAVRRYENKQPWILRATIDSIRFEEILRSAQIGRTGDAFIINRDGLYQTRSRFKGNVLGPSAIDPEQFGGGVPVVSMSDWNGDERLYAGSWLKGNKWLLVVNQRPVALMSSLFALRRAEILIITLGFLAIVGTTIFTTRLAIDRLKRTDQKMVELNAQLVQSDKLAALGKMAAGVAHEINNPLVVILQKTGWIEDILEDVSFREGEEIDEIRKSIAKIEEHVERARKVVHNMLVYARRMEPRLEDVDLNETIRQTVAFLDNHARTNNIDIHLDLDESIPIIASDQAQLQQIFLNLLTNAIDAIGSGGTIEANSRCSGDKIVVTIKDDGPGLSDDMLRNAFDPFFTTKEPGKGAGLGLWVSHNIITKMDGIIHVKNNFDKGAVVTVEIPIVIPEKK from the coding sequence ATGAAGGAAGACCTCTACCGAAACCTGCAACAAAAAATGGTGACCTTAACACTGGCAGTTTCCCTGGCTCCGCTGCTGATCCTCGGCATGGTTCTCTACAACCAGTTTGAGCGAACCGGCCGGGAGATGACCCGCGAACAGATTCGGCACCGGGCCCAGGCTCAGGCCAAAACGGTGGATTTGTTCTTGGAGAAGCGCACGGCGATCCTCAATGTCATGGCCGACACCCATTCATTCGCGCACATGGTCCAAGAGGAAAACCTGGCAAGTATTTTCGAGATCATGAACAACCGGGGCCAGGCCTTCGTGGATCTGGGCATCATCGACAGTCGGGGCAACCATCGGGCCTACATCGGGCCATATGATTTGCGAGGACGCAACTACCTCGACCAGTCTTGGTTCAATGAAGTCTTGGTCAAGGGTTGGTATAAAAGCGATGTATATATGGGATTCCGCCAGCAGCCCCATTTCATCATCGCTGTGCGGCGGTACGAAAACAAGCAGCCCTGGATTCTGCGGGCCACTATCGATTCCATCCGCTTCGAAGAAATTCTAAGGTCAGCTCAAATCGGCCGAACCGGCGACGCGTTTATCATCAACCGGGATGGCTTATATCAGACACGCTCGCGCTTTAAGGGAAACGTGCTTGGACCATCCGCCATCGATCCTGAGCAGTTCGGAGGGGGGGTGCCGGTCGTTTCAATGAGTGATTGGAACGGTGATGAGCGCCTCTATGCCGGTAGCTGGCTCAAAGGCAACAAGTGGTTGCTGGTTGTAAACCAGCGACCCGTGGCGCTCATGTCCAGCCTTTTTGCCCTGCGGCGGGCAGAGATCCTCATTATCACGCTCGGGTTTCTGGCCATTGTGGGGACGACGATTTTCACCACCCGCCTGGCTATCGATCGCCTTAAAAGGACCGATCAGAAAATGGTCGAACTCAACGCCCAGCTGGTTCAGTCGGACAAGCTGGCCGCCTTGGGTAAAATGGCGGCTGGGGTGGCCCACGAGATCAACAACCCCCTGGTGGTCATCCTCCAGAAGACCGGTTGGATTGAGGACATATTGGAGGACGTGTCGTTTAGAGAAGGCGAAGAGATCGACGAAATCCGAAAATCCATTGCCAAAATCGAGGAGCACGTTGAACGGGCGCGCAAGGTGGTGCACAATATGCTTGTTTACGCCCGCAGAATGGAACCGCGGCTGGAAGATGTGGATCTCAACGAGACCATCCGTCAGACCGTCGCGTTTCTGGATAACCACGCCCGCACCAACAACATCGACATCCATTTGGATCTGGACGAATCCATCCCGATCATCGCCAGCGATCAGGCCCAGCTTCAGCAGATCTTTTTAAACCTGCTCACCAATGCGATCGACGCCATCGGCAGCGGCGGGACGATTGAAGCCAACAGTCGTTGCAGCGGGGACAAGATCGTGGTGACCATCAAGGACGACGGCCCCGGACTCAGCGATGATATGCTTCGCAATGCTTTCGATCCATTTTTCACAACAAAGGAACCAGGCAAGGGTGCCGGTCTCGGGCTGTGGGTAAGCCACAACATCATTACCAAAATGGACGGCATCATTCACGTTAAGAACAATTTCGATAAAGGTGCCGTGGTTACGGTCGAAATTCCGATTGTGATTCCTGAGAAAAAATAG
- a CDS encoding response regulator, which yields MTANESARTIPITVLLIDDEIGYVNVLSNRLSKRGFDVGKANSGSEAFKILRQRSFDVAILDLKMTDLDGIEVLKILKKMAPEMVVIMLTGHGSAEAAHEGIRHGAYDYMIKPCELQELIAKIMEAYEKRPMR from the coding sequence ATGACGGCGAATGAGTCTGCCCGGACGATACCCATAACGGTGCTGCTGATTGATGACGAAATCGGCTACGTCAACGTATTGTCCAATCGGCTTTCAAAGCGAGGATTCGACGTTGGCAAGGCCAACAGCGGCTCTGAAGCGTTTAAAATTCTGCGGCAGCGCAGTTTCGATGTCGCCATTCTAGATTTGAAAATGACTGACCTGGATGGCATCGAAGTCCTCAAGATCCTGAAAAAAATGGCCCCCGAAATGGTTGTGATCATGCTTACCGGACACGGTTCTGCTGAAGCCGCTCACGAAGGCATTCGTCACGGCGCCTACGATTACATGATCAAACCTTGCGAATTGCAGGAGTTGATCGCGAAAATCATGGAAGCTTACGAGAAACGGCCCATGCGATGA
- a CDS encoding ATP-binding protein, with the protein MKSETERTVYYRSLLRNIVLTILITAITPTVGVSIFILDAFRVSYEEKIYDHFDVLTRKHKRSIDIFLEEKLMDIRLLAKTNRFEDLTDQAALDQRFNELQRAFDRSFVDLGVVDHQGFQIAYAGPLELTGVNYSGAKWFEEAISSPFFISDVFKGMRGAPHFIVSVRQERDGRPWILRATIDFREFNDLVEFLRIGKTGFAFILNADGQFQTKPIAGINTDELVGLFGNSKIVNQSNMITRKRKPGGNEIIYAMTTLKNGDWIMVIQQDASDAFAELKKTQRIVLLFILIGSLGIIAASLILSNRLVSRISQADTEKEQALRKKDMMSQQVIETGKLASVGELAAGIAHEINNPIAIMIEEAGWIEDLLEEEGLTGSENEEEFYRALSQIKTQGRRCKEITHKLLSFARKTDSRIVDISVATLLTEIAHLSSQRAKYSNVEIQTDFEDNLPPIPASETEMQQVFLNLVNNALDALEKTGGIIMLNARRADGDVIVTVSDNGPGIAEANLGRVFDPFYTTKPVGKGTGLGLSICFGIIKKIGGDIHVSSTKGEGTAFEIRFPVAQVSPGALEEEKAKEDTT; encoded by the coding sequence ATGAAAAGCGAAACCGAAAGAACCGTGTATTACCGATCCCTGCTGCGAAATATCGTTCTGACGATTTTAATCACGGCAATTACCCCTACCGTAGGGGTCAGTATTTTTATCCTGGATGCATTTCGCGTTTCCTATGAAGAGAAAATCTATGATCATTTCGATGTCCTGACCAGAAAGCACAAGCGCAGCATCGATATCTTTTTGGAAGAAAAATTGATGGACATTCGCCTTTTGGCAAAGACGAACCGGTTCGAGGACTTGACCGATCAAGCCGCCCTCGATCAGAGATTCAATGAACTGCAGCGAGCTTTTGACCGTTCATTCGTAGATTTGGGGGTTGTGGACCATCAGGGTTTCCAAATTGCCTACGCAGGCCCGCTGGAGCTAACCGGAGTGAACTATTCCGGTGCTAAATGGTTCGAAGAGGCGATCAGCAGCCCGTTTTTCATCAGTGACGTGTTCAAGGGAATGCGCGGGGCACCTCACTTTATCGTATCGGTGCGCCAGGAGCGCGATGGCCGGCCATGGATTCTTAGAGCGACAATCGATTTTAGAGAATTCAACGACCTGGTCGAATTTTTGCGCATCGGGAAAACCGGATTCGCATTCATTCTTAATGCGGACGGCCAGTTTCAGACCAAACCCATCGCCGGCATCAATACAGATGAATTGGTCGGGCTCTTTGGAAACAGCAAGATCGTCAATCAATCGAATATGATAACCAGGAAACGCAAACCTGGTGGAAACGAAATCATATATGCCATGACCACCCTGAAAAATGGTGATTGGATTATGGTGATTCAACAGGATGCGTCCGATGCCTTTGCAGAATTGAAGAAGACCCAGAGAATTGTGTTGCTTTTCATTCTGATTGGCAGTCTTGGCATTATCGCAGCCAGCCTGATTCTCTCCAACCGCCTTGTCAGCCGTATCTCGCAAGCGGATACAGAGAAAGAACAGGCCCTTAGAAAGAAGGATATGATGTCTCAGCAGGTTATTGAAACGGGCAAGCTGGCATCCGTCGGAGAATTGGCTGCCGGCATCGCCCATGAGATCAACAATCCCATTGCCATCATGATCGAGGAGGCGGGCTGGATTGAAGACCTTCTGGAGGAGGAGGGTCTCACCGGAAGTGAGAACGAAGAGGAGTTTTATCGGGCGCTTTCTCAAATAAAAACCCAGGGCCGGCGGTGCAAGGAAATTACGCACAAGCTATTGAGTTTCGCCCGTAAAACCGACTCACGGATAGTTGATATATCGGTGGCGACACTGCTTACAGAGATTGCCCATCTTTCATCCCAGAGGGCAAAGTACAGCAACGTCGAGATCCAAACCGATTTCGAAGACAACCTGCCGCCGATTCCAGCATCCGAAACCGAAATGCAGCAGGTCTTCCTGAACCTTGTGAACAACGCACTGGATGCTTTGGAAAAAACCGGAGGCATCATTATGCTGAATGCCAGACGCGCAGACGGCGATGTCATTGTGACCGTGAGCGATAATGGGCCAGGTATTGCAGAAGCCAATTTAGGGCGCGTCTTCGATCCCTTTTACACAACAAAACCCGTTGGCAAAGGGACCGGTCTTGGCCTGTCCATCTGTTTCGGAATTATTAAAAAAATAGGAGGCGATATTCACGTCAGCAGCACAAAGGGCGAGGGCACGGCCTTCGAGATACGTTTTCCGGTTGCCCAGGTGTCACCAGGGGCATTGGAGGAAGAAAAAGCAAAAGAGGATACCACCTGA
- a CDS encoding response regulator, which translates to MSALKLLLVDDEKPFVETMMKRLKKREIDVVSAYDGLEALSCLDKNDDVEVVILDIKMPNMDGMTALKEIKKKFPLIEVIMLTGHATVETGIEGMKMGAFDYLMKPCDIDQLIEKVNEAAMRKRSHEEKIMEARMKAITLRRP; encoded by the coding sequence ATGAGCGCTTTAAAATTACTGCTGGTCGATGATGAAAAGCCGTTTGTCGAGACCATGATGAAACGATTGAAAAAGAGAGAAATTGATGTCGTTTCCGCCTATGACGGTCTGGAAGCACTATCGTGTTTGGATAAAAACGATGATGTCGAGGTGGTTATTCTGGATATCAAAATGCCAAACATGGATGGGATGACGGCGCTCAAAGAAATCAAAAAGAAATTTCCTTTGATAGAAGTGATTATGCTCACCGGTCATGCCACGGTCGAGACCGGCATTGAAGGAATGAAAATGGGGGCTTTCGATTATCTCATGAAGCCTTGTGATATTGACCAGTTGATTGAAAAAGTGAACGAGGCGGCCATGCGCAAACGAAGCCATGAAGAGAAGATTATGGAAGCTCGAATGAAGGCGATCACATTGCGCCGGCCTTAA
- the ccsB gene encoding c-type cytochrome biogenesis protein CcsB: MNSSLILSITTFVYGTAALLYIIAWIFQKRVVGRIAFLVTIVGFLGNLAGFGLRWAESYQLGFGRAPLSNLYESLVFFALSIAALFLLVERRKGNQTMGAFVLPMAFFCMAYASLSPNINDQIQPLLPALKSNWLIAHVVTCFIGYAAFAIAFCLSLMLLAKKETRDDRESICTKIPDRRSLDDLTHKMVMLGFLFLTLGIITGAVWANSAWGRYWGWDPKETWSLITWFIYATFLHARLMRGWQGKKTAVLSIVGFGAVLFTYLGVNLLPGLHSYGSM, encoded by the coding sequence ATGAACAGCTCTCTAATCCTTTCCATTACAACATTTGTCTATGGTACGGCCGCCCTCCTTTATATCATCGCCTGGATCTTTCAGAAGCGTGTTGTGGGGCGCATCGCATTTCTTGTGACAATCGTTGGATTCTTAGGGAACCTTGCGGGCTTTGGACTTCGCTGGGCGGAGTCCTATCAATTGGGTTTTGGTCGCGCACCATTGTCCAATCTTTATGAGTCCCTCGTATTTTTTGCGCTGTCGATTGCCGCTTTGTTCCTGCTGGTGGAGAGAAGAAAGGGCAATCAAACCATGGGTGCCTTCGTCCTGCCGATGGCCTTCTTTTGCATGGCCTATGCATCGCTTTCACCCAATATCAATGATCAGATCCAACCCCTTTTACCAGCGCTTAAAAGCAACTGGCTGATTGCGCATGTCGTTACCTGCTTTATCGGTTATGCCGCATTTGCAATTGCTTTTTGTCTCAGCCTGATGCTTCTCGCAAAAAAGGAGACGCGGGACGATAGGGAGTCAATCTGCACAAAAATTCCTGATCGCCGCTCGCTGGATGATCTGACACACAAGATGGTGATGCTGGGATTTCTTTTCTTGACCCTGGGCATTATCACCGGTGCCGTGTGGGCCAATTCCGCCTGGGGTCGCTACTGGGGTTGGGATCCCAAAGAGACCTGGTCACTCATCACCTGGTTTATCTATGCCACGTTCCTTCATGCCCGTTTAATGCGCGGATGGCAGGGGAAAAAGACGGCCGTGCTCTCCATCGTCGGGTTTGGAGCCGTACTATTCACTTATTTAGGCGTCAATTTGCTGCCAGGCCTTCACAGCTATGGAAGTATGTAA